A stretch of Miscanthus floridulus cultivar M001 chromosome 13, ASM1932011v1, whole genome shotgun sequence DNA encodes these proteins:
- the LOC136500111 gene encoding phospholipase A1 EG1, chloroplastic/mitochondrial-like, translated as MATAAKLAVAPGTPTTITSHRVSTTLAVSSATPITVSLSSLQHKQEAAASTTEVAPAAGSVRAKAAMVVTPPPLACMWQEVQGAGDWRGLVEPLHPLLSAEIVRYAELVAACYRAFDLDPRSQRYLNCKHGKKQMLQAVGMHGAGYGYAVTKYIYAAPDVFGRPCSKSRWIGYVAVASDREAARLGRRDILVSFRGTVTVSEWLANFMSTLAPARFDPADPRPDVRVESGFLSVYTSDSDDAFGKFTAGSCRNQLLSEISHLVAKHKDEEMSITLAGHSMGSSLALLLGYDLAELGLNSYPNNNGINGGGGSSSIPITVYSFAGPRVGNLEFKKRCDELGVKVLRVVNVKDPVTKMPGVLFNEGARVLAGRYELPWSKACYVHVGVEVALDFFEAGDIAYVHDLQAYIDQLLKCTDDDITVAVGSDSIMDEEGGVTGRAVASMFESWWWQMAAIRAGELMQALGI; from the coding sequence ATGGCTACCGCTGCGAAGCTCGCCGTGGCGCCGGGCACACCGACGACGATAACGAGTCACCGAGTGTCCACAACCCTAGCGGTGTCCTCCGCCACGCCGATCACCGTCAGCCTCAGCAGCCTACAACACAAGCAGGAGGCTGCAGCGTCGACGACGGAAGTGGCGCCCGCCGCAGGTAGTGTCCGCGCCAAAGCCGCCATGGTCGttacgccgccgccgctggcgtgCATGTGGCAGGAGGTACAAGGCGCTGGCGACTGGCGAGGCCTGGTGGAGCCGCTGCATCCGCTGCTCAGCGCTGAGATCGTCCGCTACGCGGAGCTCGTGGCGGCGTGCTACAGGGCGTTCGACCTGGACCCACGTTCCCAGCGGTATCTCAACTGCAAGCACGGCAAGAAGCAGATGCTGCAGGCGGTGGGGATGCACGGCGCCGGGTACGGGTACGCCGTCACCAAGTACATCTACGCGGCACCCGACGTCTTCGGCCGACCCTGCAGCAAGAGCCGGTGGATCGGCTACGTCGCCGTCGCGTCGGACCGGGAAGCAGCTCGTCTCGGCCGCCGCGACATCCTTGTCTCCTTCCGCGGGACGGTGACAGTATCGGAGTGGCTTGCCAACTTCATGAGCACGCTCGCGCCTGCACGCTTCGACCCTGCTGACCCCCGCCCGGACGTGAGAGTCGAGTCGGGGTTCCTCTCCGTCTAcacctccgactccgacgatgcCTTCGGGAAGTTCACCGCCGGCAGCTGCCGCAACCAGCTGCTTTCCGAGATCTCCCACCTTGTTGCCAAGCACAAGGACGAGGAGATGAGTATCACCCTCGCCGGACACAGCATGGGAAGCTCCCTCGCCCTCCTCCTCGGCTACGACCTCGCCGAGCTCGGCCTGAATTCGTACCCTAATAACAACGGTATTAACGGTGGTGGTGGCTCGTCGTCGATCCCCATCACAGTCTACTCCTTTGCCGGTCCGCGCGTTGGCAACCTAGAGTTCAAGAAGCGATGCGACGAGCTGGGCGTGAAGGTGCTACGGGTCGTGAACGTGAAGGACCCAGTGACCAAGATGCCCGGGGTCCTCTTCAACGAGGGCGCTAGGGTTCTAGCAGGACGGTACGAGTTGCCGTGGAGCAAGGCCTGTTATGTGCACGTCGGCGTAGAGGTTGCCCTCGACTTCTTCGAGGCTGGTGACATAGCTTACGTTCACGACCTGCAGGCCTACATTGATCAGCTTCTCAAGTGCACCGACGACGACATCACTGTTGCTGTTGGATCCGACTCGATAATGGATGAAGAAGGAGGTGTGACCGGCAGGGCCGTCGCATCCATGTTCGAATCGTGGTGGTGGCAAATGGCTGCGATACGTGCTGGTGAATTAATGCAAGCGCTTGGGATCTGA